The following are encoded in a window of Gymnogyps californianus isolate 813 chromosome 21, ASM1813914v2, whole genome shotgun sequence genomic DNA:
- the TMEM201 gene encoding transmembrane protein 201 has protein sequence MEGAGALLARCPAGGLGVTVCAAAAGLLLYRIARRKKPTHVTVNCWFCSQDTVVPYGNRNCWDCPNCEQYNGFQENGDYNKPIPAQYMEHLNHVVSGGTTFCDPTKPQQWVSSQILLCKKCNNHQTTKIKQLASFSPREEGKYDEEIEVYKHHLEQTYKLCRPCQAAVEYYIKHQNRQLRALLLSHHFRRRETDKTYTQNLCSSSSSASITTPAQVIFLRFLAFLSCAFLVLTALYGSDDPFSLSAAVPAPISSGPASVRNRTDTGSRADLENDTSVTVAGWQELLRLLPEQMVENLSAAWAYGKNHQIAVAVLGLFTCLLAMFLAGRIRLRRIDAFASVLWFVVMSLHLAERYLKTETPNWLDTAKFGTTSLCCLVGFTAAVATRKSTGHRRYRPRRYLSGDSITLFPSGTGTGFPSSATSLFVPTPPSILQLTNQQLFRSPRRTSSSSLPGRLNRALSLGTIPSLARADSGYLFSGSRPASQSSQSKESPTSEHFSLLSGSCAPSRIPSPAPSVAGSVTSSSGSLRYRRPLISPARLNLKGQKLLLFPSQNEALLTPTSSEEHTHSDSNIFAPEFSSFPKKNLSERGMHDRRSAMEGGSICSDNSIKKEDHSSHSSTCVVDTTTKGEDLAGWRGHFGNSALRGLLAVSLTLNAIFTSAYVYRSLR, from the exons GAAGAAGCCCACACACGTGACAGTGAACTGCTGGTTCTGCAGTCAGGACACGGTAGTGCCATATGGGAATCGCAACTGCTGGGACTGCCCCAACTGTGAGCAGTACAATGGGTTCCAAGAG AATGGAGACTACAACAAGCCTATCCCTGCTCAGTACATGGAACACCTTAACCATGTTGTATCGGGTGGTACGACTTTCTGTGATCCTACCAAACCACAACAGTGGGTGAGcagccaaattctgctttgcaaGAAATGCAACAACCATCAAACCACGAAGATCAAACAGCTGGCTTCGTTCTCACCAAGGGAGGAG GGCAAGTATGATGAGGAGATTGAGGTGTATAAGCACCATCTGGAGCAGACCTACAAGCTGTGCCGTCCAtgccaggctgctgtggagtaTTACATAAAACATCAGAATCGGCAGCTCCGGGCGCTGCTGCTCAGCCACCATTTCAGACGCCGTGAGACAGACAAGACTTACACTCAG aaTTTATGttcatcctcctcttctgcttccaTAACCACACCAGCTCAGGTGATATTTCTGCGGTTCTTGGCCTTCCTCAGCTGTGCGTTCCTGGTTTTGACAGCCTTGTATGGGTCAGACGACCCCTTCTCACTCAGTGCAGCAGTCCCTGCTCCTATCTCCTCTGGTCCAGCGTCCGTTCGGAACAGGACTGACACAGGCTCACGTGCAGACTTGGAAAATGACACTTCCGTGACGGTGgcaggctggcaggagctgctgcgCCTGCTCCCAGAACAGATGGTGGAGAACCTGAGTGCTGCGTGGGCTTACGGGAAGAATCACCAGATAGCAGTCGCTGTCCTTGGGCTCTTCACCTGCCTGTTGGCCATGTTCTTAGCTGGGCGAATCAG GCTGCGGAGAATTGATGCGTTTGCTTCAGTCTTGTGGTTCGTAGTGATGAGTCTGCATTTAGCTGAGAGGTACCTGAAGACGGAAACACCCAACTGGCTAGACACAGCCAAATTTGGCACCACATCCTTGTGCTGCTTGGTGGGCTTTACCGCAGCAGTGGCCACACGGAAATCAACGGGCCATCGGAGATACCGGCCCCGAAG GTACCTTTCTGGGGATTCGATTACTCTCTTTCCCAGCGGCACTGGGACTGGCTTCCCATCGTCTGCTACGTCTCTCTTTGTCCCAACACCACCCAGTATCCTCCAGCTGACAAACCAACAGCTCTTCAGATCCCCACGCAGaacttcttcttcctctcttcctggtCGTCTCAACAGGGCGCTCTCGCTGGGTACCATCCCCTCCTTGGCCAGAGCAG attCTGGCTACTTGTTCAGTGGAAGTCGACCAGCCTCGCAGTCATCTCAGTCTAAGGAATCTCCTACATCAG AGCACTTCTCCCTGCTGTCAggcagctgtgctccctcccgCATCCCCTCTCCAGCACCGTCGGTGGCTGGCTCTGTGACTTCCAGCTCAGGTTCCTTGCGGTACCGCCGGCCACTCATCAGCCCTGCCCGCCTGAACCTGAAAGgacagaagctgctgcttttcccatctCAGAATGAGGCTCTGCTCACCCCAACTAGCTCGGAGGAGCACACCCACTCAGACAGCAACATCTTCGCCCCAGAgttctcctcctttccaaagAAGAACCTCAGCGAGCGGGGAATGCATG atAGGAGATCTGCTATGGAAGGAGGGAGTATTTGCAGTGATAATTCCATCAAAAAGGAGGATCACTCATCACACTCATCTACCTGTGTGGTAGACACAACTACCAAAGGGGAAGATTTGGCAGGCTGGAGAG GTCATTTTGGTAACTCCGCTCTCCGAGGTCTGCTAGCCGTGAGTCTGACTCTCAATGCTATCTTCACATCAGCCTATGTCTACCGGAGCCTGCGTTGA